One Natrinema longum genomic window carries:
- a CDS encoding KEOPS complex subunit Pcc1 — MSRRATIRTAHDDAALVARAISPDNTDEMTTTVERDDTEGDDTTGRLVTRIDRETTSGLQSTVDDYVVNLEVAIDVASQARAVQGDQPTDTGPVSDHDTDSDTTHNE, encoded by the coding sequence ATGAGCCGGCGAGCGACGATTCGGACGGCACACGACGACGCGGCGCTCGTCGCGCGGGCGATCAGCCCGGACAACACCGACGAGATGACGACGACCGTCGAGCGGGACGACACCGAAGGTGACGACACCACAGGTCGACTCGTTACGCGGATCGACCGCGAGACGACGAGCGGTCTCCAGTCGACGGTCGACGACTACGTCGTCAACCTCGAAGTCGCGATCGACGTCGCGTCGCAGGCACGAGCCGTACAGGGCGACCAACCGACGGACACGGGACCTGTGTCCGATCACGATACCGACTCAGACACAACACACAATGAGTGA
- a CDS encoding exonuclease, whose amino-acid sequence MSTEGRVVEPAAATSALESAGFVRVVARADGDGLAASGLLASALAASETPFQVTVGRTVAERTERVREPTSQDEVTVVVGTADATTAEDDRLQLAATDRPATLEAVDLVRELGSTPDPVLALAGVVAGGSEPGAGESEWLLETARERGLLERRPGVAVPTADPVDGVAHSTRLCAPWSGDLDATREALSDVVDGDPDALDADAHRAIGSLVALDAVGADEATDAAAETIGRALRPYATPEHAFATVGGFADVLEALARTQPGTGTALAMGHDVHELALEVWREYGRRAHDALAGASTGRYDGLFVVGIDDGPVEAVAQVVAASRSPEPTVLVVSEGDDPSSDRTGSDGGRGEAAIATREATPLGATLEGVARELAATESTTDGDDDLEATAGVEYDIGHRRGYLRYDLDNLDVDESTIIATVRERL is encoded by the coding sequence ATGTCCACCGAGGGTCGAGTCGTCGAGCCGGCAGCCGCCACGAGCGCACTCGAGAGCGCCGGCTTCGTCCGCGTGGTCGCCCGCGCGGACGGCGACGGGCTCGCAGCGAGCGGGCTCCTCGCGAGCGCCCTCGCGGCCAGCGAGACGCCGTTCCAGGTGACGGTCGGTCGGACGGTCGCGGAGCGAACCGAACGCGTTCGCGAACCGACCAGTCAGGACGAGGTGACGGTCGTCGTCGGGACCGCCGACGCGACCACCGCCGAGGACGACCGACTCCAGCTCGCGGCGACGGATCGCCCCGCGACCCTCGAGGCCGTCGACCTCGTCCGCGAACTCGGTTCGACCCCGGATCCGGTGCTCGCACTCGCCGGCGTCGTCGCCGGCGGGAGCGAACCCGGTGCGGGCGAGAGCGAGTGGCTCCTCGAGACCGCCCGCGAACGTGGACTCCTCGAGCGACGACCGGGCGTCGCGGTACCGACCGCCGATCCGGTCGACGGCGTCGCCCACTCGACGCGTCTGTGCGCGCCGTGGTCGGGCGACCTCGACGCGACGCGCGAGGCGCTTTCGGACGTCGTCGACGGCGATCCGGACGCGCTCGACGCGGACGCCCATCGCGCGATCGGCTCGCTGGTCGCCCTCGACGCCGTCGGTGCCGACGAGGCGACCGACGCCGCCGCGGAGACGATCGGGCGGGCGCTACGGCCGTACGCGACGCCCGAGCACGCCTTCGCGACCGTCGGCGGCTTCGCCGACGTACTCGAGGCGCTGGCACGGACCCAACCCGGCACCGGAACGGCCCTCGCGATGGGACACGACGTCCACGAACTCGCCCTCGAAGTCTGGCGCGAGTACGGACGCCGCGCTCACGATGCGCTCGCGGGCGCGTCGACCGGCCGCTACGACGGGCTGTTCGTCGTCGGCATCGACGACGGCCCCGTCGAAGCGGTCGCGCAGGTTGTGGCGGCCTCCCGGTCGCCGGAACCGACCGTCCTCGTGGTCAGCGAGGGAGACGATCCCTCGAGCGATCGGACGGGGTCCGACGGCGGCCGGGGCGAGGCGGCGATCGCGACGCGCGAGGCGACCCCCCTCGGCGCGACCCTCGAGGGCGTCGCCCGCGAACTCGCGGCGACGGAGTCGACGACGGACGGAGACGACGATCTCGAGGCCACCGCCGGCGTCGAATACGACATCGGCCACCGACGTGGCTACCTTCGATACGACCTCGACAACCTCGACGTGGACGAATCGACGATCATCGCAACCGTGAGGGAGCGACTATGA
- a CDS encoding 30S ribosomal protein S15, producing MARMHTRRRGSSGSDKPSADEPPEWSDVDPEDIEDRVVELAEQGHDPSQIGMKLRDEGVTGTPVPDVKLATGKKITEILEENDARADIPEDLWNLMERAVRLREHVQQNQQDHQNKRALQNTEAKVRRLVKYYRGDEIEPDFTYTPELAKELVEDAD from the coding sequence ATGGCACGAATGCACACCCGCCGTCGCGGCTCGTCCGGTTCGGACAAGCCGTCGGCAGACGAACCACCGGAGTGGAGCGACGTCGACCCCGAAGACATCGAAGACCGGGTCGTCGAACTAGCCGAGCAGGGCCACGATCCCAGCCAGATCGGGATGAAGCTGCGTGACGAAGGCGTCACCGGCACGCCCGTTCCCGACGTCAAGCTGGCGACCGGCAAGAAGATCACCGAGATCCTCGAGGAGAACGACGCGCGAGCCGACATCCCCGAAGATCTCTGGAACCTGATGGAGCGTGCCGTGCGCCTGCGCGAGCACGTTCAGCAGAACCAGCAGGACCACCAGAACAAGCGCGCCCTGCAAAACACCGAAGCGAAGGTCCGCCGTCTGGTCAAGTACTACCGCGGCGACGAGATCGAGCCGGACTTCACGTACACCCCCGAGCTCGCGAAAGAACTCGTCGAAGACGCCGACTAA